In a genomic window of Plectropomus leopardus isolate mb chromosome 6, YSFRI_Pleo_2.0, whole genome shotgun sequence:
- the LOC121943915 gene encoding LOW QUALITY PROTEIN: natterin-3-like (The sequence of the model RefSeq protein was modified relative to this genomic sequence to represent the inferred CDS: deleted 1 base in 1 codon), producing the protein MDRPALSSDRPTSCEKMDDEPELSLNQSLEDRVPVIPVKEEPTNEMISAVRAVALKGVQDNRHQAVSVNVDQTNLEWQTFDGSIPNGAVSIHNGYVGRTDYVAKYGSSAGFYNPDKGPYCLYPDGKKEHRGSPFEILVNRDNFEFLEWKEDSYGSVPQNSVRISPGIDVYVGKNKYGLGKVAVKDKAFYLPWEGSEYWYKYYQVLTFNKDVSSEHITDVRYKTNEAEIITSPPETMDKSVVLNNGSHEVKQTTTLRKTYQVEQRWEHNFSFTLGVKTTITAGVPAILSTGLEISAEASYQFTKGTSHTESKTHELSVELNVPAYHSNTVRMEGKQFKTNIPFTARVCRTYKNGDTSWTSISGIHRSVQCGEFQAKVDPCKPLPKPLSSHHC; encoded by the exons ATGGACCGACCGGCTCTCTCCTCAGACCGCCCTACCAGCTGTGAGAAGATGGACGACGAACCAG AACTGTCACTGAACCAAAGTCTGGAGGACAGGGTTCCTGTTATCCCTGTGAAAGAGGAACCCACCAATGAAATGATTTCGGCTGTGAGAGCTGTTGCTCTCAAAGGGGTTCAGGACAACCGGCACCAGGCTGTCTCGGTCAACGTGGATCAAACCAACCTGGAATGGCAAACGTTTGACGGCTCTATCCCCAACGGAGCAGTGTCCATCCACAACGGATATGTTGGGCGCACTGATTATGTTGCCAAATATGGGTCATCGGCGGGGTTCTACAACCCTGACAAGGGTCCCTACTGCCTCTACCCCGACGGAAAGAAAGAGCATCGTGGCTCTCCGTTTGAAATCCTGGTGAACAGAGACAACTTCGAGTTTCTGGAATGGAAGGAGGACTCGTACGGTTCAGTGCCTCAGAATTCAGTCAGGATCAGTCCAGGTATCGACGTGTATGTTGGGAAAAACAAGTATGGTCTTGGGAAGGTGGCTGTTAAAGATAAGGCCTTCTACCTTCCCTGGGAAGGTTCTGAGTATTGGTACAAA TACTACCAGGTACTGACCTTCAACAAAGATGTATCCAGCGAGCACATAACTGATGTCAGGTATAAGACTAATGAGGCTGAAATCATCACGTCTCCTCCAGAGACCATGGACAAGTCTGTTGTCCTCAACAATGGCAGCCATGAAGTGAAACAGACAACTACCCTCAGAAAGACGTACCAAGTTGAGCAAAGGTGGGAGCACAACTTTTCCTTCACACTGGGTGTCAAGACTACCATCACTGCTGGAGTCCCAGCAATACTCTCTACAGGTTTGGAGATTAGTGCAGAGGCATCCTATCAATTCACCAAGGGCACCAGTCACACTGAGTCAAAAACCCACGAGCTTTCTGTCGAATTGAACGTCCCAGCGTACCACTCCAACACAGTCAGAATGGAGGGAAAACAGTTCAAGACCAACATCCCGTTCACTGCACGTGTCTGCCGCACCTACAAAAACGGGGACACCTCATGGACGTCCATCTCTGGGATTCATAGAAGCGTACAATGTGGAGAATTCCAAGCTAAGGTGGATCCCTG
- the LOC121943942 gene encoding natterin-4-like, whose product MKLFVLLLPALLALSSASLQDIVKKSSQTKKAAFKDPALGNKVPQITANGSTLALLTPESQNGRGPNSYMFSGSTLEWQTWTGSLPSYAVYIWNSYADRYEYVCKYGCESGFYYPSWGSYCYYPYAGQEYRSSSFEILVNRDDFEILEWSSGSYGSVPANSARNCYYSGHTKYVGKNQYGLGKVHVEHQCFYLPWEGDEYWYDTYEVLSINKNIYKEHMSNVKYNTNVAIIALPPETVTKSTITNYACDTVVKTVVLSGTYQEEKRWDTSIATTIGVSSTVTAQIPFISTSIGFSSETTEEFSSGTTQVESKSHSVSVELKVPPNHSCSVSMLGFKYKADIPFTALLSRTYHDGRTKSAWVTGVYYGVNVGGVQSVVDRCEPIPNSKPCRQKETEETS is encoded by the exons ATGAAGCTGTTCGTGCTGTTGCTGCCGGCGCTGCTGGCTCTGTCCTCAGCCAGTCTGCAGGATATCGTGAAGAAGAGCTCACAGaccaaaaaag CTGCCTTTAAGGACCCAGCTCTTGGGAACAAGGTTCCTCAAATCACTGCCAATGGATCAACGCTGGCTCTTCTGACTCCTGAATCTCAGAACGGGCGTGGTCCAAACTCCTACATGTTTAGTGGCTCCACCCTGGAATGGCAGACCTGGACCGGCTCTCTGCCCTCCTATGCTGTTTATATTTGGAACAGTTACGCAGATCGCTACGAATATGTCTGCAAATATGGGTGTGAGTCTGGCTTCTATTACCCTAGCTGGGGTAGTTATTGCTACTACCCCTATGCAGGGCAAGAGTATCGTTCTTCCTCATTTGAGATCCTGGTGAACAGAGACGACTTTGAGATCCTGGAGTGGAGCTCAGGTTCCTATGGTTCAGTGCCCGCCAATTCAGCCAGGAATTGCTATTATTCGGGTCACACTAAATATGTGGGAAAGAATCAGTACGGTCTGGGGAAGGTACATGTCGAACACCAATGCTTCTACCTGCCTTGGGAAGGTGACGAGTATTGGTACGACACCTACGAGGTCCTGTCcatcaacaaaaatatatacaaagaGCACATGTCAAATGTCAAGTACAACACCAACGTTGCCATCATTGCACTCCCTCCTGAGACCGTCACCAAGTCCACCATAACAAACTACGCCTGCGACACGGTGGTGAAAACGGTTGTGCTCTCGGGAACGTATCAGGAGGAGAAAAGATGGGACACCAGCATTGCCACCACGATCGGTGTCAGCAGCACCGTCACCGCCCAAATCCCATTCATCAGCACAAGTATTGGGTTCAGTAGCGAGACAACTGAGGAATTCTCCAGTGGAACCACCCAGGTGGAGTCGAAAAGccactctgtctctgtggagCTAAAGGTCCCACCGAACCACTCCTGCAGTGTCAGCATGTTGGGATTTAAGTACAAGGCAGACATCCCATTCACAGCTCTCCTTAGCCGCACCTACCACGACGGGAGAACCAAATCGGCGTGGGTCACTGGGGTATACTATGGTGTCAACGTGGGGGGAGTCCAGTCTGTTGTGGATCGCTGTGAACCTATACCCAATTCTAAACCCTGCCgccaaaaagaaacagaagagaCATCTTAA